From a single Bacillus gobiensis genomic region:
- a CDS encoding tRNA threonylcarbamoyladenosine dehydratase, which yields MLHQFSRNELAIGKEGLHILKNSRVAVLGIGGVGSFAAEALARSGVGHIVLVDKDDIDITNVNRQLPALLSTVGKPKADVMKARIADINPDCEVTSLKMFYTEETYETFFEHGLDFVIDASDTIHYKIHLMKECLRRNIKIISSMGAANKTDPTRFRIDDISKTHTDPIAKVIRTRLRKEGIHKGVPVVFSDESPIVIREDVRQEVGKDDAKIRKAKMPPSSNAFVPSVVGLIMGGHVVMDLIKDIPIERVKDR from the coding sequence GTGCTGCATCAATTTTCAAGAAATGAATTAGCCATTGGTAAAGAAGGTTTACATATATTAAAAAACAGCAGAGTCGCTGTTCTCGGCATAGGCGGAGTCGGTTCGTTTGCCGCTGAAGCTTTGGCTAGATCGGGAGTCGGCCACATCGTTTTGGTCGATAAGGATGATATTGATATTACGAATGTTAATCGCCAGCTTCCCGCTCTATTGTCTACGGTCGGAAAACCGAAAGCAGATGTCATGAAAGCCCGGATTGCCGATATCAATCCGGATTGTGAAGTGACCTCTTTAAAAATGTTCTATACCGAAGAAACCTATGAGACTTTTTTTGAACATGGACTCGATTTTGTTATCGATGCATCTGATACGATCCATTATAAGATTCATCTGATGAAGGAGTGCCTAAGACGAAACATAAAAATCATTTCAAGTATGGGCGCAGCGAATAAAACAGATCCTACTAGATTCCGGATCGATGACATATCAAAGACTCATACAGATCCGATTGCGAAAGTCATTCGGACAAGGCTCAGAAAAGAAGGAATTCACAAAGGGGTGCCTGTTGTTTTTTCCGATGAGAGCCCGATTGTAATTCGTGAAGACGTTCGCCAAGAGGTCGGGAAAGACGATGCAAAAATCAGAAAGGCAAAAATGCCGCCATCCTCAAACGCTTTTGTTCCATCAGTCGTAGGTTTGATCATGGGCGGGCATGTTGTCATGGACTTAATTAAGGATATTCCGATTGAGCGAGTGAAAGATAGATAG